The Vitis vinifera cultivar Pinot Noir 40024 chromosome 12, ASM3070453v1 genome has a segment encoding these proteins:
- the LOC100263818 gene encoding ferric reduction oxidase 7, chloroplastic isoform X1, whose product MDAPTQPLLSPAYVKKTPIFLSFTKWVLKIVMWVIFIFWATLIFLFPAEPVNELFEKWLQLSSGTVFGITGSIFLVFSGPILIIAFLAIVYLVISDSGEEELQEKRTSNCPRFRLWTFPVLVDGPFGVVSAAEFIGILLFIVFIIWAVCSYTLKNFSLLAEFQLPSKLECYLMLELSGLRFGLIGLFCLAFLFLPIARGSVLLRLVDIPFEHATKYHVWLGHLTMLLFTLHGLFYVIAWAMDGRLLQEILEWKEIGVANLAGVISLIAGLLMWVTSLSPVRKQYFELFFYTHQLYVVFVVFLALHVGDFIFSMAAGGIFLFMLDRFLRFCQSRRTVDIISATYLPCGTLELVLSKPGNLRYNALSFIFLQVKELSWLQWHPFSVSSSPLDGKYHLSILIKVLGEWTEKLRGNISNFCKEKQELPFQPHSKITASVEGPYGHESPYHLMYENLVLVAGGIGISPFLAILSDILHSARENKTCLPRNILIIWAIKKSNELSLLSTVDMESICPSFSDKVNIEIQIYVTRESEPPLEEGKINKTVNSSVFPVLSGRGLSVLVGTGNNIWSGIYVILPVLGFVLFMDLLNIYYINPFGINSWWYKGLLFVLCMVASVVIFGGAVVGFWHLWERRISESEELEDNQMKIGMVQHINGSMEDKESSQESLAGTSTIQYGCRPDFKEIFGSISERWGHVDVGVIVCGPPTLQASVAKECRSQNIRRRCHDPIFHFNSHSFDL is encoded by the exons ATGGATGCACCTACTCAACCTCTGCTTTCCCCTGCTTATGTCAAGAAAACcccaatttttttatcattcaccAAATGGGTTCTCAAGATTGTGATGTGGgtgattttcattttctggGCTACCCTTATTTTTCTGTTTCCTGCAGAACCTGTCAATGAATTGTTTGAGAAATGGCTTCAACTAAGCAGTGGGACTGTTTTTGGTATCACAG GAAGTATTTTTCTGGTGTTCAGTGGTCCTATTCTCATAATTGCATTTCTTGCTATTGTATATCTTGTCATCTCTGACTCTGGGGAAGAGGAACTTCAAGA GAAGAGGACTTCCAACTGTCCAAGATTTCGGTTGTGGACTTTTCCTGTTCTTGTGGATGGACCTTTTGGAGTGGTCTCTGCTGCTGAGTTCATCGGGATACTCCTTTTTATTGTGTTCATCATCTGGGCTGTTTGTTCTTATACCTTAAAGAACTTCAGCCTTTTGGCCGAGTTCCAGTTGCCCTCTAAGTTGGAATG CTATTTGATGTTGGAACTGTCTGGACTTCGTTTTGGTTTGATTGGATTATTTTGCTTGGCATTTTTATTTCTTCCAATAGCAAGGGGATCAGTTCTTCTCCGCCTTGTGGATATCCCCTTTGAACATGCTACCAAATATCATGTATGGTTGGGACATCTCACTATGCTTCTCTTTACTCTTCATGGACTATTTTATGTAATAGCATGGGCAATGGATGGCCGTCTCCTACAAGAA ATACTAGAGTGGAAAGAGATCGGTGTTGCTAATCTTGCAGGAGTTATCAGCCTTATAGCTGGTTTATTAATGTGGGTGACATCTCTTTCTCCAGTGAGAAAGCAATACTTTGAGTTGTTCTTCTACACCCATCAACTATATGTAGTCTTTGTTGTCTTCTTGGCCCTGCATGTTGGGGATTTCATTTTCAGTATGGCTGCTGGAGGAATATTCCTTTTCATGCTTGATCGATTTCTGAGGTTTTGTCAATCACGAAGGACTGTTGACATAATTTCAGCCACATACCTTCCATGTGGAACATTGGAATTGGTCCTTTCAAAACCTggaa ATCTTCGGTACAATGCCCtcagttttattttccttcaagtTAAGGAATTATCTTGGCTGCAGTGGCACCCTTTCAGTGTTTCCTCGAGTCCTCTGGATGGCAAGTATCATCTTTCAATTCTCATAAAGGTTCTTGGGGAATGGACAGAGAAGTTAAGAGGCAATATCTCAAATTTTTGCAAGGAGAAACAAGAGCTACCCTTCCAACCTCATTCAAAGATAACGGCTTCGGTAGAGGGGCCTTATGGGCATGAATCACCATACCATTTGAT GTATGAAAACCTTGTTTTAGTAGCAGGCGGCATCGGGATTTCGCCATTCCTGGCTATCTTAAGTGATATTCTTCATTCTGCTAGGGAGAATAAAACTTGTCTGCCAAGAAATATCTTAATTATATGGGccattaaaaaatcaaatgagcTTTCTCTTCTTTCTACAGTTGACATGGAATCAATCTGTCCATCTTTCTCTGATAAAGTGAATATTGAGATTCAGATTTATGTCACTCGAGAATCAGAACCTCCATTG GAAGAGGGTAAAATTAACAAGACTGTGAACTCTTCTGTCTTCCCTGTCTTGAGTGGACGTGGACTGTCTGTTTTGGTTGGTACAGGAAACAATATATGGTCCGGAATTTATGTTATCTTACCTGTACTTGGCTTTGTTCTCTTTATGGATTTGTTGAATATCTACTACATAAATCCTTTTGGTATTAATTCTTGGTGGTACAAAGGGCTTCTGTTTGTGTTATGCATGGTTGCAAGTGTTGTTATCTTTGGAGGTGCTGTGGTTGGTTTTTGGCATCTTTGGGAAAGAAGAATTTCAGAAAGTGAGGAACTTGAGGATAATCAGATGAAGATTGGCATGGTGCAACATATAAATGGGTCCATGGAAGACAAGGAATCAAGTCAGGAAAGCCTTGCTGGTACAAGTACCATTCAGTATGGTTGCAGGCCAGACTTCAAAG
- the LOC100263818 gene encoding ferric reduction oxidase 7, chloroplastic isoform X2, with translation MDAPTQPLLSPAYVKKTPIFLSFTKWVLKIVMWVIFIFWATLIFLFPAEPVNELFEKWLQLSSGTVFGITGSIFLVFSGPILIIAFLAIVYLVISDSGEEELQDYLMLELSGLRFGLIGLFCLAFLFLPIARGSVLLRLVDIPFEHATKYHVWLGHLTMLLFTLHGLFYVIAWAMDGRLLQEILEWKEIGVANLAGVISLIAGLLMWVTSLSPVRKQYFELFFYTHQLYVVFVVFLALHVGDFIFSMAAGGIFLFMLDRFLRFCQSRRTVDIISATYLPCGTLELVLSKPGNLRYNALSFIFLQVKELSWLQWHPFSVSSSPLDGKYHLSILIKVLGEWTEKLRGNISNFCKEKQELPFQPHSKITASVEGPYGHESPYHLMYENLVLVAGGIGISPFLAILSDILHSARENKTCLPRNILIIWAIKKSNELSLLSTVDMESICPSFSDKVNIEIQIYVTRESEPPLEEGKINKTVNSSVFPVLSGRGLSVLVGTGNNIWSGIYVILPVLGFVLFMDLLNIYYINPFGINSWWYKGLLFVLCMVASVVIFGGAVVGFWHLWERRISESEELEDNQMKIGMVQHINGSMEDKESSQESLAGTSTIQYGCRPDFKEIFGSISERWGHVDVGVIVCGPPTLQASVAKECRSQNIRRRCHDPIFHFNSHSFDL, from the exons ATGGATGCACCTACTCAACCTCTGCTTTCCCCTGCTTATGTCAAGAAAACcccaatttttttatcattcaccAAATGGGTTCTCAAGATTGTGATGTGGgtgattttcattttctggGCTACCCTTATTTTTCTGTTTCCTGCAGAACCTGTCAATGAATTGTTTGAGAAATGGCTTCAACTAAGCAGTGGGACTGTTTTTGGTATCACAG GAAGTATTTTTCTGGTGTTCAGTGGTCCTATTCTCATAATTGCATTTCTTGCTATTGTATATCTTGTCATCTCTGACTCTGGGGAAGAGGAACTTCAAGA CTATTTGATGTTGGAACTGTCTGGACTTCGTTTTGGTTTGATTGGATTATTTTGCTTGGCATTTTTATTTCTTCCAATAGCAAGGGGATCAGTTCTTCTCCGCCTTGTGGATATCCCCTTTGAACATGCTACCAAATATCATGTATGGTTGGGACATCTCACTATGCTTCTCTTTACTCTTCATGGACTATTTTATGTAATAGCATGGGCAATGGATGGCCGTCTCCTACAAGAA ATACTAGAGTGGAAAGAGATCGGTGTTGCTAATCTTGCAGGAGTTATCAGCCTTATAGCTGGTTTATTAATGTGGGTGACATCTCTTTCTCCAGTGAGAAAGCAATACTTTGAGTTGTTCTTCTACACCCATCAACTATATGTAGTCTTTGTTGTCTTCTTGGCCCTGCATGTTGGGGATTTCATTTTCAGTATGGCTGCTGGAGGAATATTCCTTTTCATGCTTGATCGATTTCTGAGGTTTTGTCAATCACGAAGGACTGTTGACATAATTTCAGCCACATACCTTCCATGTGGAACATTGGAATTGGTCCTTTCAAAACCTggaa ATCTTCGGTACAATGCCCtcagttttattttccttcaagtTAAGGAATTATCTTGGCTGCAGTGGCACCCTTTCAGTGTTTCCTCGAGTCCTCTGGATGGCAAGTATCATCTTTCAATTCTCATAAAGGTTCTTGGGGAATGGACAGAGAAGTTAAGAGGCAATATCTCAAATTTTTGCAAGGAGAAACAAGAGCTACCCTTCCAACCTCATTCAAAGATAACGGCTTCGGTAGAGGGGCCTTATGGGCATGAATCACCATACCATTTGAT GTATGAAAACCTTGTTTTAGTAGCAGGCGGCATCGGGATTTCGCCATTCCTGGCTATCTTAAGTGATATTCTTCATTCTGCTAGGGAGAATAAAACTTGTCTGCCAAGAAATATCTTAATTATATGGGccattaaaaaatcaaatgagcTTTCTCTTCTTTCTACAGTTGACATGGAATCAATCTGTCCATCTTTCTCTGATAAAGTGAATATTGAGATTCAGATTTATGTCACTCGAGAATCAGAACCTCCATTG GAAGAGGGTAAAATTAACAAGACTGTGAACTCTTCTGTCTTCCCTGTCTTGAGTGGACGTGGACTGTCTGTTTTGGTTGGTACAGGAAACAATATATGGTCCGGAATTTATGTTATCTTACCTGTACTTGGCTTTGTTCTCTTTATGGATTTGTTGAATATCTACTACATAAATCCTTTTGGTATTAATTCTTGGTGGTACAAAGGGCTTCTGTTTGTGTTATGCATGGTTGCAAGTGTTGTTATCTTTGGAGGTGCTGTGGTTGGTTTTTGGCATCTTTGGGAAAGAAGAATTTCAGAAAGTGAGGAACTTGAGGATAATCAGATGAAGATTGGCATGGTGCAACATATAAATGGGTCCATGGAAGACAAGGAATCAAGTCAGGAAAGCCTTGCTGGTACAAGTACCATTCAGTATGGTTGCAGGCCAGACTTCAAAG